AGGGGGAGCATCTCCTACCCCCATACCTCatagttcaatccccaataccaaggGGTGGGCAGGAATCCAGAGTGAAAATAGGTTTCCTGGagatgcattatttttaaatgtaacgTTACACATTACATAAGCATTTTAAGTCAGATAATAGCTTAAAAGATTGGATGTTTCTGGAGAGATTGGTGGTCTCCTAGACGTTGAGTCTTTAATTCTGATTAAGGCTATGAATAAGGACAATATtgcaatttattttattggtataaGTTATACAtgattgaaataatttataagaaatgactggggatgtagctcagttggtagagtgcttgtcttgcattgcttgtcttgcatgcacaaggccctggattcaatccccggcaccactattgggaaaaaaaaaaacacaacttctGAGCcacccaaaatttaaaaatcaatgcaataCTGGGGTTAAAAACTTCTTTCATACACCACATCAGCAGTAGCTTTTGATTTTTCTTACCTCAACTAATTGCACTTAAGGTAGATTACTGAAATATGACAGTACTTCCTTAAACTTTGAAGAACATGTTTGTAAACAAGTAAAAGATCTAGATGAATGTATTCTGGGCCTAtgcattattattgttatttttcagagCCGGGGacagaactcagggcctcacacatgctaggcaaccactctacccactgagctatgccTCCAAATCcctaatttaaacattttgaatatttggtATAATTAAAACATGTCCACAGGCAAATTGAATTTGAACAAATATATTGGCCTTTAAATGCCTTGTGTTTCAAGTTTAGCAATCAGACCGTACTAATGCCTTCAAATCTTTACATTTGTTAACTGGCAGAGAAAGTGCGGCCTTCGATAAACAAATTATCCTTACAATCAAAGTATCAAGATCCACTAATTGTTTCTGTGATCCGCCTGACTTCATGGAACATACCATGCTACAGATCTGTTACTAGAAAAACACTACGATAGCATATCAAAACCTTCCTTGTTGTTCCATAAAAGCTAGAAATTAATCAGAGGGCACATTTTCCACAGGAGGGAATAGCTGTTTACCCCATCAGTCTGCAGCTCCTTCTGGAGAACGCCATCAGTCGAGGTTAGAGGGAATGAATGTTCTCTTTCAATATCATCCATAACCTCATTGAAATGTTGGTCAGAATTTGCAGGTTTACTTCTGCTTGAGGCAGGTCTCATGTGAAGAAGAACATTTGGTCCAGGTGAACCCCCGTGGGGCTCAACTTGCTTACTGGGAAGAGGGAAAAGTTGCAAGGTGAGACCTACACTTTCCACTGTGGCTGTATGCCTTCCTCCTGCTGCCTGCTCTCAGGCGACTCTtactaaaatacaattttaagtaAGCTCTGAAGGTGGGAAGCTTATTGGCTCTGTGTtttgcatttgcattttttttttttttatagagcaTCACGGAGATCATGATCTACGGTAGACTGTGTGTAAGAGGAGCTGGGGGTGTCGGCAGAGTAAATTTGGAGGAGCCCACAATATTGGCAGAGCATAAAAGGGCCCCTGCAGGTTTTGAAGAGTTGGACAATGTATTTGCGAAATTTCTCCCCCAGAAAAAAGTAGATGACTGGATTAAGGCAACAGTGAACGAAAGCCAGGGTTTCTGTGGCCTGGATGGCGTAGTCCAGATACCTTTCAAAGGTGCAATTCTGAAGAACTTCTAGCTCCACCAGGGTGTCCAAGAAAAGCACTATGTTGTAAGGAGTCCAGAACCCAAGAAAGAGCACCACCACAGCAAAGATCATCTTCACCGCCttgttcttcttttcatttttgcagtGCTGCAAGGTTCTGATGATCATGGAGTAGCAGAAGAGCATGATCCCCAAGGGGATCACCAACCCAAAGATGTTGATCTCCAGGGAGCTGAGAACCTTCCACGTGGTGGAGTTGACAGAGTACTTGGTTTTGCAGTAAGTGTGGTTGCGCTCGGTGTAACAAGTGCTGAACAAAAGGCCAGGGAGGGAGGCGAATACAGCCACTGACCACGTAGCCACACTGGTGATGACCCCATAGGTCAGGGTTCTTGCTCTCAAGGAAAACACCGCATGCACGATTGCCAGGTATCTGTCGATGCTCATGAGCATGATGAAGAATATGCCACTGTAAAAGCCCACCAAGTACATCCAGGAAATAATCTTGCATAGACCCAGACCAAAAACCCACTGGTCTGCAGCGTAGTAGCCCCAGAATGGGAGGGAAAGCACAAAGAGCAGATCCGAGATGGCAAGGTTGAGCAGGTACACGTCAGTCATGGACTTGAGCCGCTTGTATTTGAACAGGACTAGAACCACCACGGAATTTCCAAGCAGACCCAACAGAAAGACCAAGGAGTAAAGAGGGGGCAGGAAGAGCTCCCCAAAGGCCTTGACTCCTTCTTTGTTACAAGGCTTGGGGATGCTCTCATAGAGGTAGTAGTTGCTGTAGATGCTGTCATCCAGGGTAGTGTCTGCTGTATCCGTGGGATTCATTTTCTAAACCTGTGAGGTTCTCAAGGAAGGTCTGGATGCAACAGACACAGCTAATGAcgggaagagaaaacaaaagatttctgtaaggaaaaaaaaaaaaagtcaaaatggtGCTAAATGTGGAACACAGCTCCTCAGCCTGGGAAGGGTATAAAATGATCTGGGACAAAGCACTTTGTAGCTAATTCCCCAGAGTGCCCTGCAGGCCAATGAAATAACCCAGGCCTTGACCGGCATAGTTTAGGTTCAAAGTCCAGCTCTGCCACTCATTTTCTTATCCCTCTACTGGAACtcaattctttttcttccccccaccccaccccagcttggttccagagattgaacctagctAGGcatttttaaccactgagccacctccccagccgtttttatgttttgagacagagtctcacgaagttgctgaggctggctttgaactcataatcctcctgggctgccaggattacaagtgtgcgccatCACACGTGGCCAATTCTCTCATTTGTGAGGATAACTTAAGACCCCCTTTTCAAggaagtgtattttattttttatttattttttagagagagaatttttcttatttattttttagttttcggtggacacaacatctttatttttatgtggtgctgaggatcgaacccagcaccctgcgcatgccaggcaagtgcgctatcccttgagccacatctcgAGCCCAAGGATGTGTATTTTAAAGATTGTATTTaagctggggacgtagctcagtggtactgtgattgtctagcatgcctgaggcctggattcaattcccagcactgcaacaacaacaaaagattctCAAAGATAGTAAAAGCCACTAACTCCACTTTCCGGGATGACAAGATCAGCTGGGATTCCCCACAGAACTGGACCCAGACCCtttgacagaaaaataaaaatctaaatatggAGAGCTAAATAGTGTAGTATACCACTACCCCAGCtccttgggagtctgaggcaggagaatcatttgAACCTAAGCATCCAATATCAGCCTAGGtaacacagtgagatcctgtctctaaaaaccAAGCAACCATGAGCTGGAACATGGCTTGGTAATAGAGCgtctgcctggcatgtgtgaggccctgggtttaattcccagcactgcaaaacaaaacacaaccaaATCAACCTACACAGCGGGGCTGGGTAaatcactcagtggtagagcactcacctcacatgcataaggcattgggtttgatcacTAGCATCACAAAACCACCAAAACAACCAAAACCTTAAACGTAAGGCCAATATTTCAGTAAGTGCTTACTTCACTAAAAGGAAACCAAGTTGGTCACTTGCCTTTATATAAAAACGCTTTGTACTATATAGACTTCAAAGAATGTTCACCAGTATGGTCCAATATATTCCCATGTTCCTGTCCCTACTCTACCTCCACCAAAAATCTTATACTCCAAGCTAAGCAAGCTTAATTGATCCATACAGAAGATCTATGAAAAATTCAGAAAGGTCAAACAACTTCTAGAGACCACAGAGCTGAGCGTAGAATTTGCTCTTTAGGCTCCAAGCCCAATGATCTGCCAGTAACTTAGGTCTCAGGAGGAGATGGGGGGGGGCTTATTAATTTATTGCATTTGCTAGTTTCTGGGGTATACATAGTCCCACTATATAGCCAACTCCAAACTACCAATGGGCTCACAAAATTTCCGAACAGGTAACGACAGACTCTTGGGAGTTGGTCCAAGCTGGCTCCAAAGCACATCTACCTGGGGGCAGACCTGACCTTTGGGCAGAAGGTAGCTAGCTGTTCATAAGCCAGTTTGACACTAATATAGCAAATGTATTTTGAAGGCCTTTTGGGAGGCTTCAAGATTCTGATAATCTGAGGGAACTTTGTGTTCTTTTCATCAAgctacatataaaaaaaaaaaaaatcagtcctctgcaccaaaTCTCATTAGAGTGGGAAGTGGCCTGACAGATCTAGAAAAGACACATGATAGCCAGAAAGAAACTCTCCACCTCCCCAGTCACCTGTGTCTCCCATCTAAGTTGTCCAAAGAGGTTAAACCCTCCTCCCAGTTACACACATGCCCACCTGTGTATCAATTCGCGGACGAAGGGCTTTCCTCCCACCCCGACATTCCTTATTAAACCCTTTTAATAAGGGTTTAATAAGTGAATTGTTAATTCACTTCCAATGCCTCCCACCACTCACCCAGATGCACAAACTGTTTCTCAAAGAGATTTTGGTTTCTTCCTGCAGGGGAATGCTAAAGACCCATGGCATCAAAGATGTGTGTTAAATGAATAGTTCTACTCTTTCCCACCATTTTACCAGTGAAAACTAAAGATCAAGACTGAGGAGTTAGGAAACtatcagaagtttaaaaaaaaaaaaaaagctggtaaATGTTTGGAATTCTGTAGGCACGTGTGTGGTGTTTCTTAATCTTGGAGTCTTGATGGAAAGTttgtatatttaatgaaaaaatatctgTTTAGGACGTGTGAACTTAAGCAAGATGTGCTCAAGGGGAAGAGCCCTACATGTATGACTACCCGTCAGAAGAGGGTTCCGAAGCGTGGGGACAGGTAGAGAGCATGTAAGTTCCAGACCGCTGTCTACCCTGAGACACAAATCACCTATATGCCCGGGTGTCTGGGTTGGCCAAGTAGCTGGCCAGGATGCGTTGCTGCCTTCAGGCCACACGTGTCTAGAGAAAAGTGCGTGGCCGGAGGCCCCAGGAATGTCCCGGTCCCCGTCCCCACTTACCTTGCTTTTGTGAAAGTGACTCTGAGGACGGTCTGTGAGGCAATGCCAAGCCTGATCAAGCAGCACAGCTCTATGAAGGACGAGTGCCTTTGAAGGATGTGTGGCTTCCTGTGAGCACCGGCTCTATCCCTCACCCATCTATGCTGAGTtcaagtgggtttttttttttttttgatagaagcAGAGAAAAGTGACTCATTTCCCAAAACTGAAGGTTAGGAAGGTTTGCATTCTTCTGTAAGAGGAGAAAATGGAGAGGAAAGCCAagtaagctttttaattttaaaaatttgttggaggggctggggaggtcgctcagtgatagagcttgcctcatgtgtgtgagatgaggccccaggtttgattcccagcattggggggaaaaaagtcgGGACGTAGTTTAGTGCTAGAGCTtccctagcatgcaggaggcccaaGAGTTAATCCTCACACACcaatttatttgttggctttttggggaggtggggtggggtttaaccagggtttgaacccaggggcacttaatcattgagccatatccccaagccattttgatcttttatttttgagacagtcttactaagttgctgaacttgctatcctcttgcctcagactccagagtatctgggattacaggtgtgccctccccactatttgttgactttttttaacataaaaggaTTTTTTGTTCCTTCTAACTGGCTTATATGCTGTAGAATGTTCCTTCTCTTTTGGGTCATTGGGCTGATGgttttttcctcttcatgaatACACAAGGGCAGGTACTCAAGACATATGATATTCTCTAAACAAGTGGGATCTGAGCCAGACTTGAGAAGGCCAGGGAAACTTAAGGAAAAGGATATTCCAGAATAGAGAAAAATTTGTCCAAATGAGCATGTCTATTTATCCAAATCTTCCCTGACTTGGAAGATTTTAGCCAACCACATTCTTGGATTCC
This is a stretch of genomic DNA from Ictidomys tridecemlineatus isolate mIctTri1 chromosome 2, mIctTri1.hap1, whole genome shotgun sequence. It encodes these proteins:
- the Ccr4 gene encoding C-C chemokine receptor type 4, encoding MNPTDTADTTLDDSIYSNYYLYESIPKPCNKEGVKAFGELFLPPLYSLVFLLGLLGNSVVVLVLFKYKRLKSMTDVYLLNLAISDLLFVLSLPFWGYYAADQWVFGLGLCKIISWMYLVGFYSGIFFIMLMSIDRYLAIVHAVFSLRARTLTYGVITSVATWSVAVFASLPGLLFSTCYTERNHTYCKTKYSVNSTTWKVLSSLEINIFGLVIPLGIMLFCYSMIIRTLQHCKNEKKNKAVKMIFAVVVLFLGFWTPYNIVLFLDTLVELEVLQNCTFERYLDYAIQATETLAFVHCCLNPVIYFFLGEKFRKYIVQLFKTCRGPFMLCQYCGLLQIYSADTPSSSYTQSTVDHDLRDAL